catttacactTCCAACCAATCAATAAAGGAAATAtccttatttacaaaataaacataccACGTGCCTCTGTCAAGGGGGCCGCTAATAATAAGATACATTTTACAAGCTTGTTGCAACTTGTTTTTCgttctttttgtctttaagcTGCCGTCCTATATTATAAACAGAGGAAGCTCtcttatcaaaataaaagcatcaaattaAAAACCGGAAGTCCTTCATATActatacaaaataaaacgaaGTAACTACAATAAGTGCTAAAAaggaaatgcaacaaaaaaacagggaGCTTAATGTGGGGTTATTTACATGTAATCTTTGAAAATATTGTGTTATGATTCCATTATAGAATAAGAGCAGTTCAAATTAATCATTAGAAGCTAAGaatgaaaattttaattcatCTCCATGGTGACTGCATATTATAAATGTCTGAgcaattacaatttattttctttaaacatttttttcttattttttttaccaggtgTTCATAAATGAAGACTCAAGGTACTGATTGTTCAAAATCAATGTGCAATAAAACGTTTCAAATGTAACTAAGTTAAGTGCAGCATAAAAATGCACGTCTTCATTTGTGCATATTAGAGAACTTCCATTCAGTTTTACATGAATTGCATTTCAATATTGGGGTAAATCTCAAAATGTGTAAACAGCATTTCATAAGCGCTTACATTCTGATCTTCTTTTCATGTTAATTCTTTAGATCTTTGCAGCTCATTGTTACCTTTTTCTGCCTGCAGAGAGAGCTTCATTTTCCAGGTCCAAGTGTTGACGCAATTAGACcaaaatgaaattgaaaaaaaaatacggGAGTGTCTCCAGCGTCCCTATGACAATGGGTTGTTCTCCATAACAGCACATGACATAAGGATATGTCCCATATGTAAGTACAGCTGAGGTTCACACACCCTGATAACCAGCTGAAAAGTGGAAACTCTCTTACTAAATATGTGTTTCCCTCTCAGCGGTTATTCAGTGTGCTGCCGAAGCCCAGCAGACCCTAAAAGGCCTGTTCATGTGGCCTGACACTCTAGGAAGACAAAATGCTACATATCCATGCCCCAAAGCCCCTCAGTACTCTGCAACCCGACTTTGGTGAGACCTCTCAATATAAAGAGcttctgtggtttttaaaaactgatcatATGCTGCCTGGGCATTGCTTGTCATCAGCAACATTTAGATAaaggagaaaactgaaaatatacacGAGTTCAAAAGAATCATGAGCTAAAAACCTTAATTTGAAAAGTCCTGCTGATTGTTATTAAAGTTGGATGTTACTTTGAAGCACAAATCATTttagcaaaatcaataaaattctTAATGGACCACAAAACTGGTGCGTCAGTAAAATCAGTGAGTGTTGCCTGACAGAAACACTCAGAGCCAACAAGCTTcgaacacacagaaaacatctgtttttctttctgatatTTACAGAAGATATCAAATAATTGACTCATTCATTTAGCTGAACAACTATCACCATTAATTTAATGCATCAACAAGTATAGGCCTATCTGAGTATTGATTATCTCTATTTGTACATATTTGCTCTGTTTGGTCCATGTTTTATGTTGACTCAGTGTCACAGATTTTACTAATGGCTCTGTTGTAAAAGACAATAAAGGggaaaattaaatgattttcagaTTAAGCATTCCATTTTTATATTCCCATTCACATTAGGGCATTTGGAAACAAATAGATTGAAGATGAAATATGAGTAAAACGTCACGaccatctcttttttttttgacaaacataTTCTAAACATCctcagaaaataaaggaaaacattgAAATGTATCTTTTCTACTTGTGTATTTAAATGGTAATGGAtcttaagtctttttttttttttttttttttacagtaaactgTCCCAGAGGACTCACTGGATGGAGCCAAACCTTGAAGACTGCCCTCCATTGGTGGAAACTATCCCTGACCTGGATCATGTTGAAGTTACTCCTGGTCTGTTATCATTTAAATCCATTCCTTTGTGTGTTCTTCATTTCTAggatataatttttaaagtctatttagTACTGAGTTTAAAAACGTTcagttaataataattatacGTTAAAACTAATTACAATAATATGCTTAAAAACTGCACTTTATCTATACATCtgtctgtttatttaatttttcagatCTACCTACaaatttgttgagtttttaaagtgtttcaaAGTCTCGACTGTCACATTTGTTCTGTTGTGtcatttatttccagaaaatgCATTTGACGTGTTGAAGATGATTAAGGATTTAATGAGAAACCACTCCAGTCTCATCTACAAAGAGCTGGTCACAGTCCTCAACAAGCTGAAGGACATCATCAGCGTCAGCGTTGTCACACCAGATCTTGGCCAAGCTCTGATCAACACCATTTCCAACATACTGGAATCAGACAGCAACCTGGGGCCGTTTACAAACACGTACGAACGTGATGCAGATTTAAGCATTCAAGTAAAACCTCAACTACGCTCAATTGTGTCTAAACGTATAATGTGTGATCATCTGCAGTATTCTGAACCTCACAGAGGAGGTGGGAGACAAAATGGTGGGTTACAAGGGCTCCTACACGCTTGGTGCTCGAGCCATCGCTATCTCAGTGGTGGATGTGTCTCCTGGACCGTTTAGCAGCCTGAGCTTTGGAGTTCTTTCTGATTGGTCCGGCAACAAACCTGAGGTAGTGAAACACCTTTCATATCAGAAAATTCAGAAGGTTTTAACTTGCGTCTCAGTTATTGAGACGCCTGGTAAAGATTTGTAAGAGAAAGTCTGTTTTTAGTGGAAAAAATAATCCAATGATATGAAACAatgatgggatttttttccaTAACACTCCTGGTGGTAATGTggtaaaaattatatatattctatttattaaatgaagaaAAGCTATCCAAACAATCTGTGACTTCTAAATCACATAAAAAGCCCCACCTTTGAGCTGtcctaatatattttttccaacgGTTTTTGCAAGGCTGTTTCTATTCATCACATCTTTACATCCAAACAGAAATGTGCAGAACCTAATTCATTTGAATGAACTTAAACTATATTTACAGAGAACTTTACAGTCATCTAATGTCCAGTCTACTATAATTGAGTTTGATGCATCAGAATGTCACAACCAATAAAGAAAAGATATTGTAAAACAAAGTCCatatttaataacataaaggttattgctttttaaatctttaaagcaCTATCACAATTATGACACTTGATTCTCCAGTTGTTCAAAATAAGcagtaaatatgaatatatttataaatgcagTGTggttaaaaatttttttatttggtgtggTGTAGATTTTTATCAACAGGTATCCGTCAGACGGCATGGTGGCTTTCGTTTCCCTGCCGTCTGCCCTGCAGAACAACTTCCCACAAAACGgcctgaaccagaaccaacctAGAATCCAGTTTCAGTTCTACGCCAACCCACTACTCTTTAAGGTACATGATGCAGAAAACTGAATACTcgcaaaattaaaaataattttgttcaaaCTGGCCTTTTATGGATCTTTGTAAAGAAAGTGGTTGATGTTTATTGTCTCCAGTATCAGGTGAATGAAAAGGAGCCTTTCCTCAGCACCTTTGTGGTGTCAGCCAGCGTGTCCAACGCCAGCTCACCAATTAAAGACCTTCATGAAGAAGTTAAAGTCATGCTCCACCATCTGCAGCCTAGTGTGGTAGAAGAAgcatattaaaaacaatgttacaCCCTCCAGGAATGAATAAATGAGATtatcatgagtttattttatacTTTCCAGCATGATAGACAAATGCAGTGTGTGTACTGGAACTTCAATAAAAACAGTAGGTCTTTTTTCAAATGGAAAATTTCTTTAATACTGAACAGAAAttgattttaagaaattattgttgACATCTAGACGGACACGGAGGCTGGGATGATCACGGCTGCCGAAAATATAACAGCACCCCTGATTACACAACGTGTCTCTGCGATCATCTCACACACTTTGGAGTTCTTCTGGTACGAATCCTTTggtacatatatttttatttatagaaaggTCCACCACTTAGGAGCCAGAGGCAGAGCTAAAATGTGAAGATTTTAGCACTTTAATGTTATAAGAATTTAAATCgtagaaatatttgcagttgTAAAAACCCAGTAGGGCAGCTAAGCTAAGAtttgggcagcagagggcactCAGAGTTTAgtttttggaaaatgaaaagcaatgtttgaatagtttttgattttcaaatgatttgaaaaaataaaacataaaactaaaacactatcattttaaatcaagcaaaacattttgagtttttttctttgaaataatatTGATGTGTCTAAATTGACACAAAACGGACACATTTTTGATTTCTGCCAAACTAATGTTTACAATTTAGTTCAGATACTGTGGATATGTGCAGTGCCTGCAAAAAGTTTTCCCACCACTTAAactttttctaatgttttccCCATTACAACCATAAGCTTAAgtatattttgttgtgtttttacaactgAAATGTACAATTTGAATTGCACGCAAAACACTAAGGCGAAAACCAACACTAAGTGTAAACCTGAACACAGTGTTCCAGctgtggtggtggcagcatcatgctgggggaaagcatttttttcaatGGTGAAAAGAAAGCAGGATCTAAACACAGATCAAgactaaaaagaaaacctaGTAGGAAAAATTAGGACAGAGATTCAAGTTTCAGCAGCACAATAAACCGAGATAaacaggaggagctgcagcagtaAAACTCAAGACCTAAATTCAATTGAAAATCTATGACAAGGCTTAAAAATGACTGTATAGATGCTGTCTGAAACCAGCAGAGGCATCTAgtgaagaaaatgttgaaatattttccctctctgtctgtTGTCCTAGGACGTGTCCAGGACTCAGCTGGACCCGCTCCATGAACAGATCCTGACTATTATCACATATGTTGGCTGCGGAGTCTCCTCCCTGTTCTTAGGAATCACCATTCTCACGTACATAGCCTTTGAGTAAGTTGGGTcaggattaataaaatatactttcaAACTATTCTACATTTTTCAATGAGTTTATCTTCCCATTTATAGTGGACATTTGTTATTATGTAATAAATGTCTGAATTGCAGGGTTATGAGTAATCTTTAATCTGTCTTCTCTTCTTCCTTGACGCTCATTTCCATTGATTTAGGAAGCTTCGTAGAGACTACCCCTCTCAGATCCTCATAAACCTCTCGCTAGCCCTGCTGGGATTGAACCTGATGTTTCTCATCAACTCCTGGTTGTCCTCCTGGAGTGTTTACGGTGTCTGTGTGGCAGCAGCCTCCCTGCTGCACTACTTCCTCCTAGCATCCTTCACCTGGATGGGGTTAGAGGCTGTCAACATGTACTTTGCCCTGGTTAAAGTCTTCAATGTCTATGTTCCTTCGTATATCCTCAAGTTTTGTGCTCTGGGATGGGGTAAGCTATAACTAAAGCTTAATTCCAACTAGTAGCTcaataattacaatttaattgcaaagtgttttaaatgtcaCTTCTTGGGCTTTTAACTCTTGGTCAGGTATTCCTCTGGTGATCTGCATCATGGTTCTCATTGTGAATCGGGATGCATACGGTAGTTTCTCTGGGAATGCTGAGCACACTTTCCAACCTTTGGACAACTCTGATAACTTGTAAGATATTGGTCTGGTTTGAGTTTATCTTtcatagtttaatttattttgaagaaagctgagttacatactgtagctgCAGAAAAAGTTTCCTTGCATACtcatattttatatgtaaattgTGGGACTAAACAAGCACATTGTCTGCAGTATTTTCTTCTCTGTCCTTTGCACCATAACATTTTGTCAATTTGTCAACAGCTGCTGGGTTCAAGATAATGTGACATATTATGTGTCTGTGGTTGCCTACGCTGGGTTGATCTTTCTCTTCAACATCGGGGTAAATATGATTCAATTTTATgcacatattttcagttttgttcagAATAGATCATTATTGCAGAGCTGCTTTGTTTTGAGAAGCCCTTAATCATATAAACTATCAGAAAgttcataatttaaataaatgacaataaattgCAATACAGCCTGTTTTTCAGCAAGTCAACGATTTGGACAAAATTAtcttttgtttgaaattatacacgtttttctgtaagtttaaaatgtttttatggatCTCTCATTAGGTGTTTGTGGTGGTTCTGATTCAGATCCGCCGCATGCGGTTCAACAGCCCGGCCGGGACCCGGAGAGGGGTGCTGCAGGACCTGAAGGGAGCTGCCAGCCTCACCTTTTTACTCGGGCTAACATGGACTGTAGGTTTCTTTACCTGGGCACCAGCAAGGGCAGTTCTGATGTACCTGTTCGCCGGACTCAACACCCTTCAAGGTGAGTTCTGTTTTGCACGGAGAAATTGAGACATCGGGTAAAACAGCTTTTGAACATGtcaatatttctttgtttacatttctaatGAGGTTTTTGACATAAAATTCCCACCAGATGCTGGCAACAACACAAGTAATCAACACATTCAAAGAAATCTAAGCAAATCAGCCCACAAATAAAGTTAtaggcaaacaaaaaaaatgcaattacaCATGGGATAAATATTGGACATACTTCCCATCAACCAGATTCTCTATACAGGAGACTTAAGATTTTTCCCACAAATTATTCAATCACCAATATCAGGAAGTTGTTAATTATTTATCTCTCTGTCCTTTTAACTTTTTACACGTATCTTAATTTGCTTTGATTTCATTGTGGATTACTTGGGTTATTGTCAATATGTGTGTCAATTTTAGGTCATTGGTCTCATTAGAAATAATTAAGCAGAGAAAAATGTAGTTGTGTTCAATACTAATGAGTTGGAAAAAGCAATCAGCATGAATATCATaagtttgatcatttatttaaacaggtCCTTTTTATGGGTGATCGATATAGACATAAAgactcaaacacaaacactccAAGTGTATATTTGGACTAGGCAGGCTTTGAGGTGGCTGTAGTTTTTTCAGCGAACTCTTGAATCTGTGTCTTTTGTTCACTCGATGACCGTGGATCACAATTCTTTACAGGCTTTCCAAAAACTCTGTTTCTTCCAGGACTTTTTGTCTTCCTGTTCCACTGTCTGATGAAGGAGAACGTGAGAAAACAGTGGAGGATTCATCTTTGCTTTGGCCGATTTCGACTTGAGGAGCACTCTGGTACTAACACTCAACATAATACACTGGTTATGGTTTTATTTGCCTGAATCGGTTTGTAGCTATTTGCATTGAACGGAGTTTCTATAAATATactattttaagcattttgtaCTCTGCATGAGtcaaatgttcacatttttccaGATGGTTTTGATCTAATTCTGGTCATCTACAATGTTGGAGCTCAATGTTGCCATCTTCTGCAAGACATGAAGCAATCTATGGGtcatttcacaacattttttgGTCATCTGTACTAATTTAGATCAACTACTTCAAACTGTACAATGTACATGTAATATCTGGATAGGATTATCcaacattaaatataaattctTTAAACCACtacttgtaatttattttttcttttttattggaaaaaatagttttgttttgcgTGTATATACATCCAAGGTTAAAAATTATGACCTAGGAAGGTCTAGAGATCAAATAATGTGCGAAATTCACTTTAGACATTTAAATGCAGCCATAATACTTGTTTGACCCACAAACAAGTACGCCTTACAAATGTGGcaccattatttatttatgttttgataatgaaacaaacatttttccatattctgtgaggtttttttttttccattttgcgaGAATTGGAAATCTAtgcatttaaattacatttaaaaaaaaagactggatAGGAATCCTGAAAGAAACACAAGGCTTGATTTCATCTTGACTGTATCtgggaccttttttttttttgtttttagagtgGAGCAATTCAGCATCAGTTCGAGTACTTGCAAAGCccaaagaaaagtttttaagaGCAGCGATTCCATCTGTCTGTTCTGTCAAGTCCAACTCCACAAACAGTACTTCAGCCTCTTCCGACTCCAGCCAGAGAGACTCGTCCTGCAGGAGGCCAAACCTCGGTGAGCAAACCAAGCAGAATCTCTCAGTTTGGGTAAACTTACAAGATAAATTAGACTTTAAAAACATAGGATAAGTAATGATAAGCCACAAGGTTTTCCTGGTGCTTCTGCAGCTGGAATCACATTTAAGGTCACTGCTTGAATTAATGACACTGCTCTGAC
This region of Xiphophorus hellerii strain 12219 chromosome 11, Xiphophorus_hellerii-4.1, whole genome shotgun sequence genomic DNA includes:
- the adgrg4b gene encoding adhesion G-protein coupled receptor G4: MYRHPEIQYAELGMGGRNDRLVVWLFGEEWTTQDINLQLMQWYALCLTWSHTGNRPALYVNGRLINMTTTHTNIPPVAAPMCCQLAPNGSLTLGVGHTINNGNIEIIKYSGMVGKMSLFRMWGRERSKEEVTSLSCTEGDLVKWVRDNWDTKNYDPIHDTSLQCEWSFYEVNLQFVIMRTDKNTTEHYIARDIAHRWLRQVLPTEIYLHRVSVFEVTRSDTEEHIKTPYEDELMQWAPENISRFRCLVYTSVIPKLDVAAVQKEMHTDLSNTYTDPSGLLLLLADTSSIYTTPVERFSMTTISPQVVTTASAPVTTSTPTTMTSSAFTQLTTLETSTISTISGTKETATNPITRTPGNVSELYFEVQMNVSITGECDPQQIIPYWLNMSLPDDLMMVLDLQLLPKPERSHPERKHRSNQVFINEDSRESFIFQVQVLTQLDQNEIEKKIRECLQRPYDNGLFSITAHDIRICPISVIQCAAEAQQTLKGLFMWPDTLGRQNATYPCPKAPQYSATRLCKLSQRTHWMEPNLEDCPPLVETIPDLDHVEVTPENAFDVLKMIKDLMRNHSSLIYKELVTVLNKLKDIISVSVVTPDLGQALINTISNILESDSNLGPFTNTILNLTEEVGDKMVGYKGSYTLGARAIAISVVDVSPGPFSSLSFGVLSDWSGNKPEIFINRYPSDGMVAFVSLPSALQNNFPQNGLNQNQPRIQFQFYANPLLFKYQVNEKEPFLSTFVVSASVSNASSPIKDLHEEVKVMLHHLQPSVHDRQMQCVYWNFNKNNGHGGWDDHGCRKYNSTPDYTTCLCDHLTHFGVLLDVSRTQLDPLHEQILTIITYVGCGVSSLFLGITILTYIAFEKLRRDYPSQILINLSLALLGLNLMFLINSWLSSWSVYGVCVAAASLLHYFLLASFTWMGLEAVNMYFALVKVFNVYVPSYILKFCALGWGIPLVICIMVLIVNRDAYGSFSGNAEHTFQPLDNSDNFCWVQDNVTYYVSVVAYAGLIFLFNIGVFVVVLIQIRRMRFNSPAGTRRGVLQDLKGAASLTFLLGLTWTVGFFTWAPARAVLMYLFAGLNTLQGLFVFLFHCLMKENVRKQWRIHLCFGRFRLEEHSEWSNSASVRVLAKPKEKFLRAAIPSVCSVKSNSTNSTSASSDSSQRDSSCRRPNLDLFVNSLVLPRAQTGAPDTESLNPTSG